One Sagittula stellata E-37 genomic window carries:
- a CDS encoding NAD(P)/FAD-dependent oxidoreductase: MNLLFSNDRRGEYPQSWYAETADPLPPFPVLQGTVKADVCVVGGGYTGLSAALHLAEAGLDVVLVEAHRVGFGASGRNGGQLGSGQRQDQFTLEKMVGPDEARRLWELGEDAKALVRDLVARHDIDCALKPGVAWAATSADSADWIHRYAAHMGDRYGYPIEAMDKEAFHAVCPSPAYCGGMLDMGAAHLHPLRLALGLARAADDAGARIFERSAVHHIKEGARVTVQTEAGRVEADHLILATGGYLGGLDTNVAARVMPINNFIVATEPLGDAAKKVLARDVAVADDLFVVNYFRLSEDRRLLFGGGESYGYRFPKDIRATVRKPLSQIYPHLAEAPLTHAWGGTLAITMKRLPHLARLGSNVLSASGYSGHGVGNAVQAGRLLAEAVRGQSEGFDTFARLPTPVFPGGGAFRSPLLVLAMTWFSLRDRLGI; encoded by the coding sequence GTGAACCTGTTGTTTTCAAACGACCGCCGCGGTGAATACCCGCAAAGCTGGTACGCCGAGACGGCGGACCCTCTGCCGCCATTCCCCGTGCTCCAGGGCACCGTCAAGGCGGACGTCTGCGTGGTGGGCGGCGGCTACACGGGCTTGTCGGCCGCCCTGCACCTCGCCGAAGCCGGTCTCGACGTGGTGCTGGTCGAGGCGCATCGCGTGGGCTTCGGCGCATCGGGACGGAACGGTGGACAATTGGGCTCCGGCCAAAGGCAGGACCAGTTCACCCTGGAAAAGATGGTTGGGCCGGACGAGGCGCGGCGCCTTTGGGAGCTTGGCGAGGACGCCAAGGCGCTGGTCCGGGATCTGGTGGCACGGCATGACATCGACTGTGCACTGAAACCGGGCGTGGCCTGGGCTGCAACCTCGGCGGACTCCGCCGACTGGATCCACCGCTACGCCGCGCACATGGGCGACCGCTATGGCTACCCGATCGAGGCGATGGACAAGGAGGCTTTCCACGCGGTCTGCCCCTCGCCCGCCTATTGCGGCGGTATGCTCGATATGGGGGCCGCGCACCTGCACCCTCTGCGGCTGGCGCTGGGGCTGGCCCGGGCGGCGGATGACGCAGGGGCGCGCATCTTCGAACGTTCGGCGGTGCACCATATCAAGGAAGGCGCCCGCGTCACGGTCCAGACAGAGGCCGGACGGGTCGAGGCCGACCACCTGATCCTTGCCACCGGAGGCTACCTTGGCGGGCTAGACACCAACGTTGCCGCGCGGGTCATGCCGATCAACAATTTCATCGTCGCGACCGAACCGCTGGGGGACGCGGCAAAGAAGGTGCTGGCGCGCGACGTGGCCGTCGCCGACGACCTCTTCGTGGTCAACTATTTCCGCCTGTCCGAAGATCGCCGCCTGCTGTTCGGCGGCGGCGAAAGCTACGGCTACAGGTTCCCGAAGGACATCCGCGCCACGGTGCGCAAGCCCCTCTCGCAGATCTACCCCCACCTTGCGGAGGCGCCCCTGACCCACGCATGGGGCGGCACTCTGGCGATCACTATGAAACGCCTGCCCCACTTGGCACGGCTGGGGTCCAACGTGCTGTCGGCCTCTGGCTATTCCGGGCACGGCGTCGGCAACGCGGTGCAGGCTGGCCGCCTTCTTGCAGAGGCGGTGCGCGGCCAGTCGGAGGGGTTCGACACCTTCGCGCGCCTGCCCACGCCGGTCTTCCCGGGCGGCGGCGCCTTTCGTTCTCCGCTGTTGGTGCTGGCGATGACATGGTTTTCTCTGCGCGACCGGCTGGGCATCTGA
- a CDS encoding glutamine synthetase family protein → MSGFEDDLPEAARDYLAQRRLDEVECIISDLPGIARGKAVPASKFARQKHFHLPDSIFYQTITGDWGEAAGDDGFIERDMILKPDMTTATAAPWTGDWTLQVIHDAFDRHGEPIPFSPRNVLKRVVAMYEEKGWTPVVAPEMEFFLVARNIDPAHDIKPMMGRSGRPAAARQAYSMTAVDEFGPVIDDIYDFAEAQGFEIDGITQEGGAGQLEINLRHGSPVRLADEVFYFKRLIREAALRHDCFATFMAKPIADEPGSAMHIHHSVLDLKTGQNVFAGPEGEETAMFRHFIGGLQRHMPTAIAVMAPYVNSYRRYVKDHAAPINLEWGRDNRTTGIRVPLASPDARRVENRVAGMDCNPYLGIAASLACGYLGLVAELEPSDEFMGDAYEGDGDFPQVLGQALELFEEAHALHQVLGPEFCRVYGIVKRAEYEEFLQVISPWEREHLLLNV, encoded by the coding sequence ATGAGCGGATTCGAGGACGACCTGCCGGAGGCGGCACGGGACTACCTTGCGCAACGGCGGCTGGACGAGGTGGAGTGCATCATCTCCGACCTGCCGGGCATTGCGCGCGGCAAGGCGGTGCCAGCCTCGAAATTCGCCCGTCAGAAGCACTTCCACCTGCCGGACTCGATCTTCTACCAGACGATCACCGGCGACTGGGGCGAAGCGGCTGGCGACGACGGTTTCATCGAACGGGACATGATCCTGAAACCGGATATGACCACCGCGACGGCCGCGCCCTGGACGGGCGACTGGACGTTGCAGGTCATTCACGACGCCTTCGACAGGCATGGAGAGCCGATCCCCTTTTCGCCGCGCAACGTGCTGAAGCGGGTCGTGGCGATGTACGAAGAGAAGGGCTGGACACCTGTCGTGGCGCCGGAGATGGAGTTCTTCCTCGTCGCGCGCAACATCGACCCGGCGCATGACATCAAGCCGATGATGGGCCGTTCGGGCCGTCCGGCGGCGGCGCGCCAGGCCTATTCGATGACCGCGGTGGATGAATTCGGCCCGGTGATCGACGACATCTACGACTTTGCCGAGGCGCAGGGCTTCGAGATCGACGGCATCACGCAGGAAGGCGGCGCTGGACAGCTCGAGATCAACCTGCGGCACGGGAGCCCGGTCCGGCTGGCGGACGAGGTCTTTTACTTCAAACGCCTGATCCGGGAAGCCGCGTTGCGGCACGACTGCTTTGCCACCTTCATGGCCAAACCGATCGCGGACGAACCCGGCTCTGCCATGCACATCCACCATTCGGTGCTGGACCTGAAGACCGGCCAGAACGTGTTTGCAGGGCCGGAGGGAGAAGAGACCGCGATGTTCCGCCACTTCATCGGTGGACTCCAGCGGCACATGCCGACGGCCATCGCGGTGATGGCGCCCTACGTGAACAGCTACCGCCGGTATGTGAAGGACCACGCGGCGCCTATCAACCTCGAATGGGGCCGCGACAACCGGACGACGGGTATCCGCGTGCCGCTGGCCTCGCCCGACGCGCGCCGGGTGGAGAACCGCGTCGCGGGCATGGACTGCAACCCCTACCTGGGGATCGCGGCTTCGCTGGCCTGCGGTTACCTCGGTCTGGTGGCCGAGTTGGAGCCTTCGGACGAGTTCATGGGCGATGCCTACGAGGGCGACGGCGATTTCCCGCAGGTGCTGGGACAGGCGCTGGAACTGTTCGAGGAGGCCCACGCCCTGCACCAAGTGCTCGGGCCGGAGTTCTGCCGGGTATACGGGATCGTCAAGCGGGCGGAATACGAGGAATTCCTGCAGGTGATCTCTCCGTGGGAACGGGAACACCTGCTCCTGAACGTATGA
- a CDS encoding type 1 glutamine amidotransferase has product MKIGILQTGPVPADLVSEFGEYPGFFVRMLKPYGFDFESWSVVDGVFPESVEDADGWLITGSRHGVYEDHPWMEPLMQFIRDAIAADKPMVGVCFGHQAIAQALGGHVEKFKGGWSIGPVTYRFPSGDKVIHAYHQDQVITPPAGAETIASSDFCTHAALLYPGKALSVQPHPEFGDAYTRALIEKRGPGVVPDDTLAAAAAKLGTPLDSGEIAEMFARFFRERTIS; this is encoded by the coding sequence ATGAAGATCGGTATTCTGCAAACCGGCCCTGTTCCTGCTGATCTCGTCTCCGAGTTCGGCGAATACCCGGGATTTTTCGTCCGTATGTTGAAACCCTACGGCTTCGACTTCGAAAGCTGGTCGGTCGTCGATGGCGTCTTTCCGGAAAGCGTCGAGGATGCCGACGGCTGGCTGATCACCGGCTCGCGGCATGGGGTCTACGAAGACCATCCGTGGATGGAACCGCTGATGCAGTTCATCCGTGACGCCATTGCCGCCGACAAGCCCATGGTCGGCGTCTGTTTCGGCCATCAGGCCATCGCGCAGGCGCTTGGCGGGCACGTCGAGAAATTCAAGGGCGGGTGGTCCATCGGACCCGTCACCTACCGCTTCCCGAGTGGCGACAAGGTGATCCACGCCTACCATCAGGACCAGGTCATCACGCCCCCCGCCGGAGCCGAAACCATCGCGTCCAGCGATTTCTGCACACATGCCGCCCTGCTGTATCCCGGCAAGGCGCTGAGCGTGCAGCCCCATCCGGAGTTCGGCGACGCCTACACCCGCGCCCTGATCGAAAAACGCGGCCCCGGCGTGGTGCCGGACGACACTCTGGCGGCGGCTGCAGCGAAACTGGGGACGCCCCTCGACAGCGGAGAGATCGCCGAGATGTTCGCGCGGTTCTTCCGGGAAAGGACGATTTCATGA
- a CDS encoding glutamine synthetase family protein, with product MPAPAASWLHERPQIRTIRAAACDLNGVARGKRMPIPSAVKLLSEGTRFPYSALSVDIWGEDIEDSPLVLDSGDRDATLFPTERGFVPMPWLEAPSAMIPLWMFHEDGRPYDGDPRHVLNAILQRYAERGLTPVSAVELEFYLIDDSGRTLRVPVSPRSGKRRDMAEVLSIRALDAFDTFFTDLYEACEMMDIPADTMISEAGLGQFEVNLLHQEDGLKAADDAWLFKTLVKGLARKHGFAASFMAKPYADYAGSGMHAHFSVLDKDGRNIFDNGGPEGTDVLHHAIAGCLKALHDSTLIYAPHLNSYERFVPGAHAPAALSWAYENRTVAIRVPSGSPAARRIEHRVSGGDVNPYLALAAILGAALMGIEDGELPPAPITGNAYAQDLPSIPRDWDSAIDAFEKSTVLPRIFPREMIRNIVMLKRQESRDMEDLTEQERVDIYLDTV from the coding sequence ATGCCCGCCCCCGCTGCCTCCTGGCTGCACGAGCGCCCGCAGATCCGTACCATCCGAGCCGCAGCATGCGACCTTAACGGCGTAGCACGCGGCAAGCGGATGCCCATTCCTTCCGCCGTCAAGCTCCTGTCGGAGGGAACGCGCTTTCCGTATTCCGCCCTGTCCGTCGACATCTGGGGCGAGGACATCGAGGACAGCCCTCTCGTCTTGGATTCAGGAGACCGCGACGCCACACTGTTCCCGACGGAACGCGGCTTCGTGCCCATGCCATGGCTGGAGGCGCCCTCGGCCATGATACCGCTGTGGATGTTCCACGAGGACGGGCGTCCCTACGACGGGGACCCGCGTCACGTGCTCAACGCGATCCTGCAACGCTATGCCGAGCGTGGCCTGACGCCGGTCAGCGCGGTGGAACTGGAATTCTACCTGATCGACGACAGCGGGCGCACACTTCGCGTGCCGGTATCGCCCCGCTCGGGCAAGCGGCGCGACATGGCCGAGGTCCTGTCGATCCGGGCCCTCGACGCCTTCGATACCTTCTTTACCGATCTCTACGAAGCCTGCGAGATGATGGACATCCCTGCGGACACGATGATCTCGGAGGCCGGTCTGGGCCAGTTCGAGGTGAACCTGCTGCACCAGGAGGATGGCCTCAAGGCGGCGGACGACGCATGGCTGTTCAAGACGCTGGTGAAAGGCCTCGCCCGCAAACATGGTTTCGCCGCCTCCTTCATGGCGAAACCCTATGCCGACTATGCCGGCTCGGGGATGCACGCGCATTTCTCGGTGCTGGACAAGGACGGGAGGAACATCTTCGACAACGGCGGGCCCGAGGGGACGGATGTCCTGCACCATGCCATCGCCGGCTGCCTGAAGGCGCTGCACGACAGCACGCTGATCTATGCCCCGCACCTCAACAGTTACGAACGGTTCGTGCCGGGTGCGCATGCGCCCGCGGCCCTGTCCTGGGCCTACGAGAACCGCACCGTGGCGATCCGGGTGCCCTCGGGCAGTCCGGCCGCGCGCCGTATCGAACATCGCGTCTCCGGCGGCGACGTGAACCCCTACCTCGCCCTGGCTGCGATCCTCGGCGCGGCGCTGATGGGGATCGAGGACGGCGAGCTGCCGCCGGCCCCGATCACCGGCAACGCCTATGCGCAGGACCTGCCTTCGATCCCACGCGACTGGGACAGCGCCATCGACGCCTTCGAAAAAAGCACCGTCCTGCCGCGCATCTTCCCGCGCGAGATGATCCGCAACATCGTCATGCTCAAACGCCAGGAAAGCCGCGACATGGAAGACCTGACCGAGCAGGAGCGCGTCGACATCTACCTCGACACCGTCTGA
- a CDS encoding ABC transporter permease — MSCWDTVQMYAFRSLGYGERLLPRDDFTLCKQVVLIGSGMIWNVYFGLLALMTGFFLATALALGKASVRPWLRKPAEWFIFVFRGSPLFIQFFFAYFTFQSLKSVYPFFDPFTSAWLGALIVLFLNTAAYSGEIFYGALLSVPKGDLEAADAYGFAGWAKFRKITWPTMLRLAWPAYTNEAIFLFHATTLVFFSGFPARQQGGDALYYAQYFADKTFNPFVPYPILAGFFILVTLAIISVFGLVNRRLNRHLPSTVRPRLRLKPQILLR, encoded by the coding sequence ATGAGCTGCTGGGACACGGTTCAGATGTACGCTTTCCGGTCGCTGGGATATGGCGAACGGCTTTTGCCGCGCGACGATTTCACCCTGTGCAAGCAGGTCGTTCTGATCGGGTCCGGGATGATCTGGAACGTGTACTTCGGGCTGCTTGCGCTGATGACCGGCTTCTTCCTTGCGACGGCGCTGGCGCTTGGCAAGGCGTCCGTCCGCCCGTGGCTGCGCAAACCGGCAGAGTGGTTCATCTTCGTCTTCCGGGGCAGCCCGCTGTTCATCCAGTTCTTCTTTGCCTACTTCACCTTCCAGTCGCTGAAGTCGGTCTATCCGTTCTTCGATCCTTTCACCTCCGCATGGCTCGGCGCGCTGATCGTGCTGTTCCTGAACACCGCCGCCTATTCCGGAGAGATCTTCTACGGCGCCCTGCTGTCGGTGCCCAAGGGCGATCTGGAGGCCGCCGATGCATACGGCTTTGCTGGGTGGGCGAAGTTCCGCAAGATCACCTGGCCGACGATGCTGCGGCTGGCATGGCCCGCCTACACCAACGAGGCGATCTTCCTGTTCCACGCAACCACGCTGGTCTTCTTTTCGGGTTTCCCGGCACGCCAGCAGGGTGGCGATGCGCTGTATTACGCGCAGTATTTCGCGGACAAGACGTTCAATCCCTTTGTCCCGTACCCCATCCTCGCCGGCTTCTTCATCCTTGTCACGCTCGCGATCATCTCGGTGTTCGGGCTCGTGAACCGGAGGTTGAACCGCCACTTGCCAAGCACGGTACGTCCGAGGTTGCGGCTGAAACCCCAGATCCTCCTGCGCTGA
- a CDS encoding ABC transporter permease has protein sequence MFNFCTDPSVLDGLAWLSCYLTTGKHLAIYWSIGTVLLLLAITAPVALAFGLGGAMAARSRFLPLSLFGRGYIAIVRGVPDIAFFLFFVIALDQFFEWIRHEIKCPDWDMPIRQGNDFVVCAAAKLPLGNAPQWQHETYGFLLAVLTFAIVFGAFAANVLFGAMRAVPRAQLETAEAYGMSPRQTTWRILVPQMWVYALPGLSNLWMVLIKATPLLFLLGVEDIVYWARELGGAKTARFTDYPHGDWRMWYFLALLVFYLLFTWVSEKVLARIMQRLTHGQATMGGEAQRKTA, from the coding sequence ATGTTCAATTTCTGCACTGACCCGAGCGTTCTGGACGGTCTCGCGTGGCTGTCATGCTACCTGACGACGGGCAAGCACCTTGCGATCTACTGGTCCATCGGAACGGTCTTGTTGCTGCTGGCGATCACCGCGCCCGTTGCGCTGGCCTTCGGTCTGGGCGGCGCGATGGCGGCGCGCTCTCGGTTCCTGCCGCTGTCGCTGTTCGGCCGTGGCTACATCGCCATCGTCCGCGGCGTGCCCGACATCGCCTTCTTCCTGTTCTTCGTGATCGCGCTGGACCAGTTCTTCGAATGGATCCGGCACGAGATCAAATGCCCTGACTGGGACATGCCGATCCGGCAGGGCAACGACTTCGTGGTCTGCGCCGCCGCCAAGCTGCCTCTGGGCAACGCCCCGCAGTGGCAGCACGAGACATACGGTTTCCTGCTGGCGGTGCTGACGTTCGCCATCGTCTTCGGAGCCTTCGCGGCAAACGTGCTTTTTGGCGCCATGCGGGCGGTCCCGCGCGCGCAGCTGGAGACCGCCGAGGCCTATGGCATGTCGCCGCGCCAGACGACTTGGCGCATCCTTGTCCCGCAGATGTGGGTCTATGCCCTGCCCGGCCTGTCCAACCTTTGGATGGTGCTGATCAAGGCGACGCCGCTCCTGTTCCTGCTTGGCGTCGAGGATATCGTCTATTGGGCGCGCGAACTGGGCGGAGCCAAGACGGCGCGATTCACCGATTACCCGCACGGCGACTGGCGCATGTGGTACTTCCTGGCGCTGCTTGTCTTCTACCTGCTGTTCACGTGGGTTTCCGAAAAGGTTCTTGCGCGGATCATGCAGCGGCTGACCCACGGACAGGCCACCATGGGCGGCGAAGCACAGAGAAAGACGGCATGA